A section of the Roseivirga sp. BDSF3-8 genome encodes:
- a CDS encoding ribose-phosphate pyrophosphokinase, translating to MSSVKLFSGTSSKYLAEKIAHYYGKPLGEITAQRFSDGEIGIHYNESVRGADVFLIQSTFPPADNILELLLMIDAARRASARSIVVVIPYFGYARQDRKDKPRVAIAGKLMANVLNAAGASRVMTCDLHAGQIQGFFDIPVDHLDGNAIFLPYLRSLSKDNNLIIASPDVGGTGRARAYAKYLEVDMVVCDKHRKRPNEIASMQVIGDVTDRDVVLIDDIIDTAGTITKASLILKEKGARTVRAVCTHPVLSGKAYENINGSALEELVVTDTIPLKGESDKIRILTVAELFAKAIRKVHDEESISSLFVK from the coding sequence ATGTCCTCTGTCAAGCTGTTTTCCGGTACGAGTTCGAAGTATCTGGCCGAAAAAATTGCTCACTATTATGGCAAACCCCTAGGTGAGATAACTGCCCAACGGTTCAGCGATGGAGAAATAGGCATTCATTATAATGAGAGTGTCCGTGGAGCTGATGTTTTCCTTATCCAGTCTACCTTCCCCCCTGCCGATAATATTCTGGAGCTTCTGCTTATGATCGATGCTGCCCGCCGGGCCAGTGCTCGTTCAATAGTAGTCGTCATACCTTATTTCGGATATGCCCGTCAGGACCGGAAGGATAAACCCAGGGTGGCCATAGCGGGTAAGCTTATGGCCAATGTGCTGAATGCAGCCGGAGCGAGCCGCGTGATGACCTGCGATCTGCATGCAGGCCAGATACAGGGCTTTTTCGATATCCCGGTTGATCACCTGGATGGTAATGCTATATTCCTGCCTTACCTGCGAAGTCTAAGTAAAGACAATAACCTGATCATTGCCTCTCCTGACGTGGGAGGAACGGGCCGCGCCAGAGCGTATGCCAAGTACCTGGAGGTGGATATGGTTGTATGCGATAAGCATCGTAAACGCCCTAATGAAATTGCCAGCATGCAGGTGATAGGGGATGTGACTGACAGGGATGTGGTCCTCATTGACGACATCATCGATACAGCGGGCACTATCACTAAGGCAAGCCTTATATTGAAAGAAAAAGGTGCAAGAACGGTAAGGGCAGTGTGTACGCACCCTGTGCTGTCCGGCAAAGCCTATGAAAACATCAACGGCTCGGCACTAGAAGAACTGGTGGTGACTGATACGATCCCTCTTAAAGGGGAGTCAGATAAAATAAGGATACTAACTGTGGCTGAACTTTTTGCGAAAGCAATCCGTAAGGTTCACGACGAGGAGTCTATCAGTTCTCTTTTCGTTAAGTAA
- a CDS encoding 50S ribosomal protein L25/general stress protein Ctc, which produces MKTIEIIGYKRANLGKSESKRLREEGMVPCVVYGDGEQEHFYSPAILFRDLIYTPEARFVKLNVEGKEYDCIMQDNQFHPVSESILHVDFLKLKEDRPVKMNIPVKLKGNAPGIVKGGKMQLKVRHLRVKALPKDMPEHIEVDVSKLDLGKSVKVGEIKQENYEIQNNNSVSIATVIIPRALRGKKTDEEGEDA; this is translated from the coding sequence ATGAAAACTATTGAGATTATAGGGTATAAAAGAGCAAATCTCGGTAAGTCGGAATCAAAGCGACTTAGAGAAGAAGGCATGGTACCCTGCGTGGTATACGGTGATGGCGAGCAGGAGCACTTCTACAGCCCCGCTATCCTTTTCCGTGACCTTATCTACACTCCGGAGGCACGCTTTGTAAAACTGAACGTAGAGGGTAAGGAGTATGACTGCATTATGCAGGACAACCAGTTCCACCCTGTAAGTGAGTCTATTCTGCACGTTGACTTCCTTAAGCTGAAAGAGGATCGTCCTGTAAAGATGAACATCCCTGTGAAACTTAAAGGTAACGCTCCTGGTATCGTTAAAGGTGGTAAAATGCAGCTTAAAGTTCGTCACCTGCGTGTGAAGGCTCTTCCTAAAGATATGCCTGAGCACATTGAGGTAGATGTAAGCAAGCTTGACCTTGGTAAGTCTGTAAAGGTTGGAGAGATCAAGCAGGAGAACTACGAGATCCAGAACAACAATAGTGTTTCTATTGCTACTGTGATCATTCCTCGTGCTCTGCGTGGTAAGAAAACTGATGAGGAGGGCGAAGACGCTTAA
- the pth gene encoding aminoacyl-tRNA hydrolase, translated as MKYLIAGLGNIGPEYEDTRHNIGFITLDKLAAKHEATFEHSRHAFVTEIKHKGRSIHLIKPTTYMNLSGKAVSYWMNELKVPAERLMVITDDIALPFGKLRLRAKGSSAGHNGLKDIEKCLGSQKYPRLKFGIGDDFGKGQQVDYVLGRFSREQFDELPFALDKACDMVYGFTTTGIDRTMSQYND; from the coding sequence ATGAAATACCTGATAGCAGGACTGGGGAACATAGGCCCCGAGTACGAAGACACCCGGCATAACATCGGCTTCATTACCCTGGATAAACTTGCCGCGAAACATGAGGCTACCTTTGAACACAGCAGACATGCGTTTGTCACGGAGATAAAACATAAAGGAAGGTCTATCCACCTGATTAAGCCTACGACTTATATGAACCTGAGCGGAAAGGCGGTGAGCTACTGGATGAATGAGCTGAAGGTACCGGCGGAACGCCTGATGGTCATTACGGATGATATTGCGCTGCCTTTTGGCAAACTGAGATTACGGGCCAAAGGATCGAGCGCGGGGCATAACGGCCTCAAAGACATTGAGAAGTGCCTGGGATCACAAAAATACCCGCGCCTGAAATTCGGTATCGGGGATGATTTTGGTAAGGGTCAGCAGGTGGACTATGTACTGGGCCGGTTTAGCCGTGAGCAGTTTGATGAGCTGCCTTTTGCGCTGGATAAAGCCTGTGACATGGTCTATGGCTTCACCACGACAGGTATAGACAGAACAATGAGCCAGTATAATGACTAA
- the metG gene encoding methionine--tRNA ligase translates to MSDQSFKRYTITAALPYANGPLHIGHLAGAYLPADIYVRYLRLQKKDVVFVCGSDEHGAAITLRAKKEGVSPREIVDRYHNQIQDTFQRFGMAFDIYHRTSSPLHHETSSQFFKTLYDKGQFEEQVSEQYYDQEYDQFLADRYIYGTCPNCGYEEAYGDQCEKCGTSLSPSDLINPKSTLSGNTPILRETRHWYLPLNKFQPWLEEWLLKGKKGKWKTNVYGQCSSWLKAGLQPRAMTRDLDWGVDVPLPDTEGKKLYVWMDAPIGYISATRQWAEENGKDWKTYWQASDTALIHFIGKDNIVFHCIIFPSILKAHGAYILPENVPANEFLNLEGKKISTSRNWAIWVHEYLDDFPGKEDILRYALCANMPETKDNDFSWKDFQMKNNSELVAILGNFVNRTLVLTQKYYDKVAPKRGQLQPIDQELIKELAEIPGRVSASLDAYRFREAQAGMMDLARAGNKYLADTEPWKMIKTDPERVKTIMNLALQVTANLAILMVPFLPHSSGKLYSMLQLDKLDWDKAGDHSLIAEGHTIGTPELLFTKVEDETIEAQLNKLMNNAETPQAQAQVTPAKEEIVFDDFMKMDIRVGTVIEAEKLKKSKKLLKLTIDTGIDKRTVLSGIAEHFTAEEVTGKQVCVLINLAPRKMMGIESQGMVLMAEDADGSLRFISPGEATANGAMVS, encoded by the coding sequence ATGTCCGACCAATCCTTTAAGCGGTACACCATTACCGCTGCTTTGCCCTATGCGAACGGCCCTCTGCACATAGGCCATCTGGCCGGTGCTTACCTGCCCGCTGATATTTATGTGCGATATCTCAGGCTGCAGAAGAAAGACGTAGTATTTGTATGTGGTAGTGATGAGCACGGCGCTGCCATTACTTTAAGAGCCAAAAAAGAAGGTGTAAGCCCGCGTGAAATTGTAGACCGGTATCATAATCAGATACAGGATACTTTTCAGCGTTTCGGTATGGCTTTCGATATCTACCATCGAACCTCATCCCCGCTTCATCACGAAACCTCCTCCCAGTTCTTTAAGACCCTATATGACAAAGGCCAGTTCGAAGAGCAGGTATCCGAGCAGTATTATGATCAGGAGTACGACCAGTTTCTGGCCGACCGGTATATATACGGTACCTGCCCTAACTGCGGGTATGAAGAAGCTTATGGCGACCAATGTGAAAAATGCGGTACCTCCCTCAGCCCCTCAGATCTTATAAACCCTAAATCTACACTCAGTGGCAATACCCCCATTCTCAGGGAAACCCGCCATTGGTACCTGCCCCTTAACAAGTTTCAGCCCTGGCTGGAAGAGTGGCTGCTGAAAGGAAAAAAAGGAAAGTGGAAGACCAACGTATACGGCCAGTGCAGTAGCTGGCTCAAGGCCGGCCTTCAGCCTCGGGCTATGACCCGTGATCTTGATTGGGGCGTAGATGTGCCCCTGCCCGATACCGAAGGCAAAAAGCTGTATGTATGGATGGATGCCCCTATCGGGTACATTTCAGCCACCAGACAATGGGCAGAGGAAAATGGTAAAGACTGGAAAACCTATTGGCAGGCATCAGATACCGCCCTCATCCACTTTATCGGCAAGGATAATATCGTATTTCATTGCATTATCTTCCCCTCCATACTCAAGGCCCATGGCGCCTACATTTTGCCTGAAAATGTGCCTGCAAATGAGTTTTTGAATCTGGAAGGCAAAAAGATCAGTACCTCCCGTAACTGGGCCATATGGGTGCACGAATACCTGGATGACTTTCCCGGCAAGGAAGACATACTCCGTTATGCCCTGTGTGCGAATATGCCCGAGACCAAAGACAACGACTTTAGCTGGAAAGACTTCCAGATGAAGAATAACAGCGAGTTGGTAGCCATATTGGGTAATTTCGTGAACCGCACCCTGGTACTTACCCAAAAGTATTATGATAAGGTAGCTCCCAAACGCGGCCAACTACAGCCTATCGATCAGGAGCTGATAAAAGAGCTGGCAGAAATACCCGGCCGAGTCTCTGCCTCACTGGATGCCTATCGCTTCCGTGAAGCACAGGCAGGCATGATGGACCTGGCCCGTGCAGGTAACAAGTACCTGGCAGATACAGAGCCCTGGAAAATGATCAAGACAGATCCTGAACGGGTCAAAACCATCATGAACCTTGCCCTGCAGGTGACCGCGAACCTAGCCATACTCATGGTGCCATTCCTGCCTCATAGTAGCGGAAAGCTATATAGCATGCTCCAGCTTGATAAACTGGACTGGGATAAAGCCGGTGACCATAGCCTGATCGCGGAAGGACATACAATTGGCACTCCCGAGCTACTCTTCACCAAGGTAGAAGACGAAACCATAGAAGCACAACTGAATAAACTCATGAACAACGCAGAAACTCCACAGGCTCAAGCACAAGTAACGCCTGCCAAAGAAGAAATCGTATTCGACGATTTCATGAAAATGGATATCCGGGTTGGCACCGTAATCGAAGCTGAGAAGCTCAAGAAAAGCAAAAAGCTACTTAAGCTGACCATAGATACAGGGATAGATAAGCGTACCGTACTCAGTGGTATTGCCGAGCACTTCACGGCTGAGGAGGTTACCGGTAAGCAAGTATGCGTACTCATAAACCTGGCCCCTCGTAAGATGATGGGCATAGAAAGCCAGGGAATGGTATTGATGGCCGAAGATGCCGATGGCAGTCTGCGCTTCATTTCACCCGGCGAAGCCACGGCTAATGGCGCAATGGTAAGCTGA
- a CDS encoding tetratricopeptide repeat protein: protein MKKELNKYIKVLFLATLAIFLSSQAYSFSSQVDSLLNTIPAANPNQQVEILLQTAKKRLTTNPMQSLQFAKKAKEISEEEGNKMGLSRSIRYMGGAKFYMGDYFEAASLYSEAREIAREEGLLAEETAAINNLGLLLSETGSYDLALNYLFQALSLTPEDDLETRSVTLNNIGQLYEKIKDHTRAMEYMRRSLELKKQINDPDMLAFSYNHLGNYFLNSRQLDSARYYFVLGSGSSIKGNNQHQRAVSLQGFGDVYLLERKYEQATEEYMEALEIQKRINDRAGLSLTYHSIAESFLDQGKIEKAKVYLDSSFAISDKIRNQQQALYNLILLAEIYEKQGNLEKTIQLQKKVLSLKDSLFNDEIARNVRSTQVRFDVEQTRRELEGKELELALNRRMLLYLGLFSVLLLALVFLLMHGFRIQKKQNAKIAEQHDLIVTKTKELSSRNQELESARKIIQNQNSELLALNEGLEKQVIDRTAALHETNQELTHAVMELDNFIYKTSHDIRGPLARLKGLTNLALLDVKDDKSREYFQMLDSTAESMDNILKRLLTINMIKNIAPKNELVRLRELINEIVTQVKDLHPFNFIEVLNEVGQGLEIRTDPNLIRLILFNLLENAIKFHDDREGAYVKISVMSDPRRFLILVEDNGTGISEQYGAKVFDMFVSASKSSGDAGLGLFLTKLSAERLNGHVTLDNNPNYTRFTVELPNRVEHY from the coding sequence TTGAAAAAGGAACTGAATAAATATATAAAAGTCCTCTTTCTGGCCACGTTGGCTATTTTTTTAAGTTCGCAAGCTTATTCTTTTTCCAGTCAGGTAGACAGTCTGTTAAATACTATACCTGCAGCTAATCCGAACCAGCAAGTAGAGATTCTCCTTCAGACAGCTAAAAAAAGGCTGACTACTAACCCTATGCAGTCACTTCAATTCGCAAAAAAGGCGAAAGAAATAAGTGAAGAGGAAGGGAATAAAATGGGCCTTTCCCGATCCATCCGGTATATGGGAGGTGCCAAGTTCTATATGGGAGACTATTTTGAGGCCGCTTCACTCTATAGCGAAGCCAGAGAAATAGCCAGAGAAGAGGGGCTTCTTGCAGAGGAAACAGCAGCAATTAATAATCTTGGCCTGCTGCTCAGTGAGACAGGCAGCTATGACCTCGCCCTTAATTACCTCTTTCAGGCACTATCCCTTACCCCTGAAGATGACCTCGAGACCCGCAGCGTCACCCTTAATAATATTGGTCAGTTGTATGAGAAAATTAAGGATCATACCCGGGCCATGGAGTATATGAGGCGTTCCCTTGAGCTTAAAAAGCAGATCAATGACCCGGACATGCTGGCCTTTAGTTACAATCATTTAGGTAACTACTTCCTCAATAGCAGGCAACTGGACTCCGCCCGTTACTATTTCGTACTCGGTTCAGGTAGTTCCATAAAAGGTAATAATCAGCACCAGCGTGCCGTAAGCCTCCAAGGATTCGGTGATGTATACCTGTTGGAACGAAAATATGAGCAGGCCACCGAAGAATACATGGAGGCCCTCGAGATTCAGAAACGGATTAATGATAGAGCCGGGCTAAGCCTTACCTATCATTCCATAGCCGAAAGCTTTCTGGATCAGGGGAAAATTGAAAAGGCCAAAGTCTACCTTGATTCCAGTTTTGCTATTTCAGACAAGATCCGCAACCAGCAGCAAGCCCTGTATAACCTCATTCTGCTTGCAGAAATTTATGAAAAGCAAGGTAATCTGGAGAAGACCATCCAGCTGCAGAAAAAGGTTTTATCTTTGAAGGACAGCCTTTTCAATGATGAAATTGCCCGTAATGTAAGAAGTACCCAGGTTCGGTTCGATGTAGAGCAGACCCGCCGTGAGCTGGAAGGTAAAGAACTTGAGCTGGCCCTCAATCGCAGGATGCTGCTATACCTTGGCCTGTTTTCCGTATTGCTGCTTGCCCTCGTCTTCCTGCTCATGCATGGTTTCCGTATTCAGAAAAAGCAGAATGCCAAAATTGCCGAGCAGCATGACCTCATCGTCACCAAAACCAAAGAACTCTCTTCCCGTAACCAGGAGCTGGAGAGCGCCAGAAAGATTATCCAGAACCAGAACTCTGAACTTCTGGCCCTGAATGAAGGCCTTGAAAAGCAGGTAATAGACCGTACCGCTGCATTACACGAGACCAACCAAGAGCTTACCCATGCGGTAATGGAACTGGATAACTTTATATACAAAACCTCTCATGATATAAGAGGCCCTCTCGCCAGGCTAAAAGGGCTTACCAATCTTGCACTGCTCGATGTGAAAGATGATAAGAGCAGAGAGTATTTTCAGATGCTGGATTCCACTGCCGAAAGCATGGATAATATCCTGAAAAGACTACTCACAATTAATATGATCAAGAATATCGCTCCCAAGAACGAATTGGTTAGGTTGCGTGAATTGATAAACGAGATAGTCACCCAGGTAAAAGACCTGCATCCGTTCAATTTTATTGAGGTACTGAACGAAGTGGGGCAGGGACTGGAAATAAGAACGGACCCTAATCTTATCCGGCTCATACTTTTTAACCTCCTGGAAAATGCCATTAAATTTCACGATGACCGTGAGGGAGCTTACGTAAAAATCTCGGTGATGAGCGATCCACGCCGGTTTCTTATTCTCGTCGAGGATAATGGCACCGGTATCAGTGAACAGTATGGAGCCAAGGTGTTCGATATGTTCGTTTCAGCCAGCAAGAGCAGTGGCGATGCAGGCCTGGGCCTTTTCCTTACGAAACTTAGTGCAGAGCGGTTGAATGGTCATGTCACCCTCGATAATAACCCAAATTACACCCGGTTCACAGTAGAATTACCTAATCGGGTGGAACACTACTGA
- the typA gene encoding translational GTPase TypA: MEGIRNVAIIAHVDHGKTTLVDKIIHAAKLFRDNQESGELILDNNELERERGITILSKNVSVQYKDIKINIIDTPGHADFGGEVERVLKMADGVLLLVDAFEGVMPQTRFVLGKALGLGLTPIVVVNKVDKENCRPDEVHEEVFDLMFNLDATEEQLEFETVYGSGKNGWMSRDWNQPTDNITPLLDTIIESIPAAPYKEGTPQFQITSLDYSNYLGRIAIGRVYRGDLREGTQMALCKADGSTQKVKIKELQVFEGLGRRRVETVRSGDLCAIVGIEGFEIGDTLADLENPEPLPRIAIDEPTINMMFTINNSPFFGKEGKFVTSRHLRDRLEKELEKNLALKVEPTDQEDSFLVYGRGILHLSVLIETMRREGYELQVGQPQVIYKEIDGVKQEPIEHLVVDVPEEFSGKVIELATLRKGELKVMQPKGHLQHLEFDIPSRGLIGLRNNVLTATSGEAVMNHRFKEYQPMKGNIPGRMNGSLISMEAGQATAYTLDKLQDRGIFFVEPGQDLYAGQVVGEHSRDNDLVVNLQKGKKLTNMRAAGSDDSSRIAPPRRFSLEEALEYINKDEYVEVTPKSIRLRKIVTEPHLWGKK, encoded by the coding sequence ATGGAAGGAATAAGGAACGTGGCGATTATCGCCCACGTCGACCACGGGAAAACCACTCTGGTGGATAAGATTATCCATGCAGCAAAATTATTTCGTGACAATCAGGAATCGGGCGAACTGATCCTTGATAATAACGAACTGGAAAGAGAGAGGGGCATTACCATCCTTTCCAAAAACGTATCTGTTCAGTACAAGGACATTAAAATCAACATCATCGATACACCGGGTCACGCGGATTTTGGTGGTGAGGTAGAGAGGGTGCTGAAAATGGCCGATGGCGTTTTGCTGCTGGTCGATGCTTTTGAAGGTGTTATGCCTCAGACCCGTTTCGTACTGGGTAAGGCTCTTGGCCTTGGTCTTACGCCTATCGTGGTAGTCAATAAGGTGGATAAAGAAAACTGCCGCCCGGACGAGGTGCATGAGGAGGTATTCGACCTTATGTTTAACCTTGATGCCACCGAAGAGCAGCTTGAGTTTGAAACAGTATACGGATCCGGAAAGAATGGCTGGATGAGTAGAGACTGGAACCAGCCAACGGACAATATCACGCCACTGCTGGATACCATCATTGAATCTATCCCTGCCGCTCCATATAAAGAAGGTACTCCGCAATTCCAGATTACCAGTCTGGATTATAGTAATTACCTTGGCCGTATCGCTATCGGACGTGTATACCGTGGGGACCTGCGTGAAGGGACCCAAATGGCGCTTTGTAAAGCCGATGGCAGTACCCAGAAAGTTAAAATAAAGGAACTTCAGGTATTTGAAGGACTTGGCCGTCGCAGGGTAGAAACTGTACGTTCGGGAGACCTGTGTGCTATTGTAGGCATAGAGGGCTTTGAGATTGGTGACACCCTAGCGGATCTTGAGAACCCTGAGCCGCTACCTCGTATTGCGATAGACGAACCTACCATCAACATGATGTTTACCATCAATAATTCGCCTTTCTTCGGAAAGGAGGGTAAGTTCGTTACCAGCCGCCACCTGCGCGACAGACTGGAAAAGGAGCTGGAAAAGAACCTGGCCCTAAAGGTGGAGCCTACGGACCAGGAGGACAGCTTTCTGGTATACGGAAGAGGTATCCTGCACTTGTCTGTACTTATTGAAACAATGCGCCGCGAGGGCTACGAGCTACAGGTAGGTCAGCCCCAGGTTATTTATAAAGAGATAGATGGGGTGAAACAAGAGCCCATCGAGCACCTGGTAGTGGATGTACCGGAGGAATTTAGTGGAAAGGTAATCGAACTGGCCACTTTACGTAAAGGTGAGCTTAAGGTAATGCAGCCAAAAGGACACCTGCAGCACCTGGAGTTTGACATTCCTTCCAGAGGTCTGATCGGCCTTAGAAATAATGTGCTCACGGCTACTTCAGGTGAAGCGGTTATGAACCACCGGTTTAAGGAGTATCAGCCGATGAAAGGCAATATCCCCGGACGTATGAATGGCTCACTCATTAGTATGGAAGCGGGACAGGCTACCGCCTATACACTGGACAAGCTGCAGGACAGGGGAATCTTCTTTGTAGAGCCCGGACAGGACTTGTATGCCGGCCAGGTAGTAGGAGAGCACAGCCGTGACAATGACCTGGTAGTGAATCTGCAAAAAGGTAAAAAACTAACGAACATGCGTGCTGCAGGCTCGGACGACAGCTCCAGAATAGCCCCTCCGCGCCGTTTTTCACTGGAAGAAGCACTGGAATACATAAATAAGGATGAGTACGTAGAGGTAACGCCTAAGAGCATACGCCTGCGTAAGATCGTTACCGAACCTCACCTTTGGGGTAAAAAGTAA
- a CDS encoding SDR family oxidoreductase, which yields MKHTEGMLRDDALKGKTIIVTGGGTGLGRSMTTYFLKLGANVVITSRKLDVLKQTASELEQETGGKVLPVSCDVREYESIEKVLAETEEHFGGFDTVVNNAAGNFISPTERLSHRAFDIVVDIVLRGTYNVTLAAGKKWIEKQQPGNFLNIVTTYAWTGSGFVVPSACAKAGVLALTRSLAVEWAKYKIRSNAIAPGPFPTEGAWSRLLPGDLVKKFDPKNFVPLGRVGEHQELANLAAYLVSDYSAYVNGEVMTIDGGEWLKGAGEFSHLDEIPSQMWDQLEEMRKKK from the coding sequence ATGAAACACACAGAAGGAATGCTCAGGGACGATGCCCTGAAAGGAAAAACCATTATTGTAACCGGCGGTGGTACCGGTCTGGGCCGTAGCATGACGACCTATTTTTTAAAACTTGGTGCTAATGTGGTGATCACCAGTCGTAAACTGGATGTGCTCAAGCAGACCGCCTCGGAACTGGAACAGGAAACAGGCGGCAAAGTATTGCCCGTAAGCTGTGATGTAAGAGAGTATGAAAGTATCGAAAAGGTGCTGGCCGAAACCGAAGAGCATTTTGGGGGGTTTGATACCGTGGTTAATAATGCCGCAGGTAATTTTATCAGCCCTACAGAAAGGCTTTCCCACCGTGCTTTTGACATAGTGGTAGACATCGTCCTCAGAGGTACGTATAATGTGACCCTTGCAGCCGGTAAGAAATGGATAGAAAAGCAACAGCCAGGTAACTTCCTCAACATAGTCACTACCTATGCCTGGACAGGTTCAGGGTTTGTTGTACCCTCTGCCTGTGCTAAAGCAGGCGTACTGGCCCTGACCCGGTCCCTGGCCGTGGAGTGGGCAAAATATAAAATACGCTCAAATGCCATCGCCCCAGGCCCCTTTCCTACAGAAGGTGCTTGGAGCCGTTTACTTCCCGGTGACCTCGTAAAAAAGTTTGATCCCAAAAACTTTGTTCCTCTTGGTCGGGTGGGGGAGCACCAGGAGCTGGCTAACCTGGCGGCCTACCTCGTGAGTGATTATAGTGCCTATGTTAACGGAGAAGTCATGACCATTGATGGCGGCGAATGGCTCAAAGGCGCAGGAGAGTTCAGTCACCTGGATGAAATTCCTTCCCAAATGTGGGACCAGCTTGAGGAAATGCGTAAGAAGAAATAA